The sequence ACTCCCTCTAGGAAAAACCCCTGCCCCAGGCTCCCAGGTCACAATACTGACGACACTGTGTGGGTAGTGTCAGTGTCACCTTCCTCACCAGGCTAGGAGTTTCCAACTAGATGGATTCACTTCTTGAGCCACAGCATGTCCTGTACTTAGGGCTTGGTTCAGGCCAGGTCAGTATAGCTTCAAATTATGTCACAtgagtgcttctcaaacttttataCATCACAGCACCCATACACAAATGCTAACATTCATAGCACACGGTGGAGCAAACTGAGGAGGATACCTCTGGTTCCGAGACATCTCAAAGGGTTGAGGGGATATCTTGGCACATCTGTAATGTGACACAGGGATTAAGACCTACTCTAACCAAttatttccctcccctcccctcactacCTTCAGAGAAGCTGCTGGCAGCCTGGACTGAGGTGGGGCTGCCCCTCCAGGATGTATCTATAGCTGCCTGCAACTTCTGTCGTCGTCCTGTGCACTTCGAGCTCATGAGTGAGTGGGAACGTTCCTACTTTGGGAACATGGGGCCCCAGTATGTCACCACCTATGCCTGAGAAAGAAGCTGCCATGGATCCCCACCACACCTGCACCTCTCTTGGGGCTGGGCCGCCTCCTGTCCTCTGCTTTGTTGTGTGCCTCTAGCTGACTTGAGCctgaaaataaagagcaaagtgTAGCATTTGTAGCCCTTTGTTTGACAGAGAACAGACAACTACATTATACCTGACCCCCTTAGACAAGTGGCAGAGCCATGAGGAAACCACTGATCACCTGTTGGTCTGACCATCCCATTTTACTGATAGGGAAACAGatccagaaaaaggaagaggcCAAAAACTACACAGTGAGTTAAACAAAGAGCCAGGACATTTGGCAGGTTTATATCAAACGGCTCTTTCCCCATGGTTTCAACAAGAATCCAGGGATTGACTCTTCATGCGTAGGCCCAGAAACTCAGGCTCCAGGTAGCCTCTGAAGCCAGGAGGTGGAATCAGCCCAAACCAATCTGCCTGGAGAAAAAGACTGGTTCCCCAAAACTTTGGAGATATTTTCCAACAGAGAGAATGGATGTCCTCCTCAATCCATTATCCTCTTTGCTTCTCACAACACCTTATAAAACAAGACTTATCAGTTCTGTTTCCCAAGGTGAGAAAGAGGCTTGGCTATAGCAAGCAACTTGTTCAAGGCAATGCTCCCAAACTTTCTAGGTCATAACACACTGAAAACATTTGCATGGCACGCTTGGGTGAATTAATGGTATTACTTGTCTAGGAGGCAATCTTTTCTGACACTTGTGCAATTCCTGGTCCTGCCTGGCAACTCTAGGGTTGAGGGACCCATTTCTTTCTACCCTGTAACCCATTTGTGGCAGCTGTAAGACACATCAGTTGAGAAACAGTGGTTTAAAGCTACACAGCCCACCTGAGCTTCCTGCCCCACCACACCCACCTCTTGCTGATCCAACCTCAGCAGTGCAGGGAACCCCAACAACTCAACAGAGCACTTTAATGGTAAGCACcaatcctccttcctcccctctccctggaaGTTATATCATCAGGTTACAGGCAGTTGGCAAACCCGGGACTGAGATAACGTCTCTGACTCAGCTTTATGGAGCACATCCAAAATGTCCACATGACATGGTGCACTACAACAAAGACACATACTTTATTTAGGCACAGATACATTtcccaggaaggaaggaatgggttTAAAAATCACAACTTCCTGGGGCAACTGGTTCCTCTGTAATTCTGAGAGGGAggtgggaagtggggtgggggactGGGTCACAGCATTAAGACAAAAGAAGCTCACCAGTGAGGAGGAGCtaggcaggaagaagagagaggaagggaggccttggaggaagaagaaaaagaggaaagagaagggtccctgaggaaggtggaggaggaagaggaggtgggaaggaggtctTGAGGAAGTAGCTTAGGAGGAAGCTGGCCTCAGACCATGTACAAGGTTAACCATGCCAGACATCCCTAGGCCTGGGTTGGTTCAGCTGGGCCTGCTCCAGAGGAAGAAGCTGCAGCGGGAGGAGGGGTCAGTGGGAGGACCCTGGGGCCTGGCACACATGTAGAAGTGGCGGCCCAGGTTGGGTCCTGGCTTCTTCACAGTTCGCATTACACACGGCTCCCTGTGGCCCCCACACAGGGGCATGGGCAAGGGCCCCCCCAGCAGAGACTTCCAGAATGAGGTCCGTACCTCCTTTTCATCCTTGGCCTCTGAAGCCTTGGCCCGCCCCTCCACCACATTGGCCATCACGTCCTCTTCTGAGGTCTTTGGGGTCATGAGGTTGCCCAGGCTAGGAAGCCCCAAGTTAGGAGAAGCTTGGGGACGACTGGAGGATGGCTGGAAGTAGCTCATCAGGTTTTTTTGGCCTCTACTGGAACCAGGTTGACTTGGCCGAGACCTGGTCGAGCGCACACGAGCTTTGTTTTGGCGCATCTGTACCGGTGTTTGATTGCTGAGCTGTAGCGCTGACTGCCTGAACACAGGATCTTGTTCGAGACGAACTAGGAATCTAAGGATCTTGAGCTGGGTGCCTGCAAACTCAGGGAGGAAGCGGGTGCACAGAGGAGGGCACTGTTTTGCCGGCACAGAAGACACGCTTAAGACTGCACCCACAGGGCAGTGGTCAGAGCCCATCACCTCAGGCAGCAAGAAGGAGGCCTGAAAGGTGTCCATGACCAGGGTCCTGTCTCCCAGCACATAGTCAAGCCGAGAGCCATAGTTCAGATGGCGGGCGCCACTGACTGTGGACCAGCAGGTGAAGGCCCCCTTCTGCTTTGGATGGAAGCATCGGTAGCTATCAATGAAGGGTCCCATATGGGAACCAGCCTGGCACCCCAGGTTACTGAGCAAGTGGTCCATCCACTTGCGACCTGGGTCCTCTTCAAAGCATTCctggggaaagagaagggggaCAAAGAAAGAGGTAGAACTAGATGCCTAGAACTGGAAGGGACTTAGATTAACtgcttcattttacagacaagaaaatgtGGTTGTTTCAAAGAAGAatgctcaaggtcatacagtccagaactggcagagctgggattcactTTCCACCCTTACTGATTTAAAAGGCCATGATTCTTTTTCCCCTCTGCATCAGGCTACCTCTACCTTGCACTGGGCCATAAATCCCAGATCTGAAAGCTTGCTGTTAATCAAAGCAATTCTCAGAACTGCTCACCAAGAGAATGGAAAACAGCAAGTTAAAAGTGGTTACCTCCAGGAAGTAGGGCTGAGGTTAGGAGTTAAGAAGCCTGTTGCCTTTTCATGTAAACCCTCTGGTACTATTTGGCTTATCTTGTTGTGTGTGTCAAAGCCTTCACTGACCACACCCCCTTCCTGAGCTGAGGGGCTCCAGGGTTTCAGGTCTGAATACTTCCTTTGGCTCTGATCCCTAATTCATCATCCATCCAATCCACTCACCCACTCATTCAGTGCAACAAATGTTCAAAGAACActgattatgtgccaggcacgatACTAGAGACAAAGTGGGACCATGATCTTGTCTTGGGGACCAACAAGGCTTCCTTTCAGGAAGTGATCTGGAGCTCAGAAGTGAAGGCTGAGCAAGAGTAACCCAGGCAGAGGGTGTTACAAATTGAGAGAACAACTTCTGTGATGGGCctgtggagggaggggacagtaTACCCAAAAGACTTGAGGGGCAACCAGACTGACTATCAAGAGGTGATGGTCACTTAGACTAGGGTGGTGCCAGATGagacaaaatgaaattaagagatGATTTGGAGCTAGAATCAACAGTACTCACTGACCAATTGAATGGGAAAGGCGGGTAGAGAAGAACACTAACACAATTCCCTGGCTTCTGGTTGGAGCAACCAAGAGGACGATGGTACTATTTAGGGAGATGAGACTAGAAGAGCTGGTCTTGTGGGAAGTAGACATACTCTGTTATTTTGGAAAGATTGTGTTTCTCAGGTGATCTGGTACATTAGTTCTCTTTCcttgggaaaaaaagagtatagGAAGTGCACTCGAGATATCTAAGATATTTCTAAACTAAGAAGAGAAGGCATAAAAGTATATAACACTATCACAGGAAGCAGCAAAAACAGACTAAGTAAACACCGATAAGGAATAAGGTAGGGAGGATTGAAGGTTTGCAGTTTGTAGTGTAcactcccttccccaccaccaccaccagtctctcattatctcatttctttttttttttttttttttgcgttatgcgggcctctcactgttgtggcctctcccgttgcggagcacaagctccggacgcgcaggctcagtggccatggctcacgggcccagccgctccgcggcatgtgggatcctcccggatcgggatacgaacccgtgtcccctgcatcggcaggcggacccccaaccactgcgccaccagggaagccctcattatctcatttctgctcatttttccCAGCTGAGAGACACATTTATGTTCCTGTGGCTCTTCTGCAAATTAATCAAGGAATTTTCCTACAGCCTCTTCTTTGAGCCAAGCCTACTGCTGAGTTGGACTGTGCCAGCATAAGTTACTTATCCCTCCCCTTATGAGGCAAGCTATGATGAGAACTGACTTGGAGATTCTAGGGCAGTGGTCCTCAAGCCTGAATATACAATAAAATCAGCCCGGGAACTTTCAAAACATACTGCTACCCTGGCTCCACACCCAatagattctgatttaattggtctaggGTTGCACCAAGGTATTGACATTTTTGTAAAAGCTCCTTGTACTAATGTACTTTCAAGGGTTGAGAACCATTGGCATAGAAGGACTCAGAGATGAGAGGTTCAcacaagaaaagaagacagagggaggggatgCCTACCAATTCAGAGGACAGTGAGAAAAGCCAAAATGAGAATAACTTTTGCAATGGGCAGAGAGGAGACAACCTGGCTGGAGTGGATGGAGTGTGTAGCGGTGCGGAGGATGGAAACGGAGACTGGGTGCAGACAAGGAAGAGTTTTGAATGCCAGGTCTGTGTGTTTTCTCTGCATCACAAAGGTAACAGAGACGTGTTGAAGGTTCATGAGCAGGAAACATAGTATATTAGGGAAATGATCAAGGCAATGTGGAGTTCCAGGCTCTTGAAATCTGACTGAAactctccagccccatctcctgctactcaccttccttctctttcaCCCCCTAACAAGAATGGGACTTGTAGTTCTCAATGCACACGAGCCAAATTCTCACCTTGCATCCTTTGCTTATCATGCTAGAATTCTTTGCTTCCCACCCCAAAGCTCTGTTCTACTCATCTTTTAAGATTCAGCCATTTTAAGATATCTCCCCTGATGTCCTGGCTGGCCCAACTCCTATTTCCAGGCTCTCCTAACCTCCTGGGCTGCTGTCTCTGCCTCAGCCCTGAAGACACCATTCTATAATTGACTGGTCATGTGTCCATACCCCACCACCATGCTGAGAGCTCTAAGGGGCCGAGCCAGCACTGACTACTAACTGAGTCCACAGCACAATCTTCAGTGCTTTGAGAATAGAATTTCAAACTAAGCTCTGCTTTTCCGTGAAGGGAGCTGGCCcctgggccaaaaaaaaaagcattgattGGCTGGCTAAACAGAACCATAGTCAGGAGTGAGGT is a genomic window of Phocoena sinus isolate mPhoSin1 chromosome X, mPhoSin1.pri, whole genome shotgun sequence containing:
- the APEX2 gene encoding DNA-(apurinic or apyrimidinic site) lyase 2 isoform X3 codes for the protein MRFYRLLQIRAEALLAAGSHVIILGDLNTAHRPIDHWDAVNLECFEEDPGRKWMDHLLSNLGCQAGSHMGPFIDSYRCFHPKQKGAFTCWSTVSGARHLNYGSRLDYVLGDRTLVMDTFQASFLLPEVMGSDHCPVGAVLSVSSVPAKQCPPLCTRFLPEFAGTQLKILRFLVRLEQDPVFRQSALQLSNQTPVQMRQNKARVRSTRSRPSQPGSSRGQKNLMSYFQPSSSRPQASPNLGLPSLGNLMTPKTSEEDVMANVVEGRAKASEAKDEKEVRTSFWKSLLGGPLPMPLCGGHREPCVMRTVKKPGPNLGRHFYMCARPQGPPTDPSSRCSFFLWSRPS
- the APEX2 gene encoding DNA-(apurinic or apyrimidinic site) lyase 2 isoform X2, which codes for MDDFTQEELRALDSEGRALLTQHKICTWEGKEKTLTLINVYCPHADPGKPERLAFKMRFYRLLQIRAEALLAAGSHVIILGDLNTAHRPIDHWDAVNLECFEEDPGRKWMDHLLSNLGCQAGSHMGPFIDSYRCFHPKQKGAFTCWSTVSGARHLNYGSRLDYVLGDRTLVMDTFQASFLLPEVMGSDHCPVGAVLSVSSVPAKQCPPLCTRFLPEFAGTQLKILRFLVRLEQDPVFRQSALQLSNQTPVQMRQNKARVRSTRSRPSQPGSSRGQKNLMSYFQPSSSRPQASPNLGLPSLGNLMTPKTSEEDVMANVVEGRAKASEAKDEKEVRTSFWKSLLGGPLPMPLCGGHREPCVMRTVKKPGPNLGRHFYMCARPQGPPTDPSSRCSFFLWSRPS
- the APEX2 gene encoding DNA-(apurinic or apyrimidinic site) lyase 2 isoform X1, with protein sequence MLRVVSWNINGIRSPVQGVGYEEPSNCTAMTMGRILDKLDADIVCLQETKVTRDVLTEPLAIIEGCNSYFSFSRNRSGYSGVATFCKDSATPVAAEEGLSGLLATQNGDVGCYGNMDDFTQEELRALDSEGRALLTQHKICTWEGKEKTLTLINVYCPHADPGKPERLAFKMRFYRLLQIRAEALLAAGSHVIILGDLNTAHRPIDHWDAVNLECFEEDPGRKWMDHLLSNLGCQAGSHMGPFIDSYRCFHPKQKGAFTCWSTVSGARHLNYGSRLDYVLGDRTLVMDTFQASFLLPEVMGSDHCPVGAVLSVSSVPAKQCPPLCTRFLPEFAGTQLKILRFLVRLEQDPVFRQSALQLSNQTPVQMRQNKARVRSTRSRPSQPGSSRGQKNLMSYFQPSSSRPQASPNLGLPSLGNLMTPKTSEEDVMANVVEGRAKASEAKDEKEVRTSFWKSLLGGPLPMPLCGGHREPCVMRTVKKPGPNLGRHFYMCARPQGPPTDPSSRCSFFLWSRPS